Genomic segment of Malus domestica chromosome 15, GDT2T_hap1:
cggaaatccgaccgtgaatctgcatgaaagtaaataacacaagatgtatcgtggttcaccccaatgtttgggctatgtccacactgatattgtatttatgtGAAAGGATTGTGAGAGAAAAAACCTCTGTAATGTGAAAGGGTGAGAGGGCTTCAAGCCTAAGAGTTGGCCtcttctaattgtgagggtgagaagtCTTTttgtagaataagggctcctcacttattacatatttgcccattcctttattacataattacatttaagtcctccgagtatttgtacgatatctaaatacggaagccttaagtatggtataaacacttATATTAGGCGCCATTATATATTTTGACTTATTCTCATATAACACGTATTATGATATTGATTTGAGATATTACCAAACTAACGTTCTAGTTTCATGTGATTTCTTATTCTGAGCGTGGTTATATTTGATAAAAATGAATAACTTGGACAAAGACAAGTTCAATTGATGTGTCTGATTAATTAACTTAACCCCGACATCAGCACCCTGACTAAGACTaagtgtttggacccaaatttacactatCGGCCCGTGTAATCAAGGCCGTTAAGTAAGCATAGTTCTCAACCGTCGGATGGAAAAGGgaagatatttttgttaaagaataatattatggtttttatcataattatcttttaatacgAATTATATGCATCTTCTTAAACCAGATAAATAGGGTTCGAATTATATCTCAACGGAGAGACAGGTGGAACATTCCGATATAATTTGGATTTGTTAACAGTGTACCGTGTGGGTTAGAGCAACtcggctatatatatatatatatttgattgaTGGCTGCCGTAACATGCATATGATGGAAGGTCAGGTTGTCAGGATGACAGCAAGGTGAGATTTTTACGTGAAGAGTCATGTAGAACCATCCTAAAAGATTCAGTGATTGGATAGAGATAAGTCAAAGGTGGGATAAAGTGGGATTGGCATGCAGAAGTTCTTATTTTTCATCAGATTCGCACGTGGTCATGGTTTTATTTCTCAGTACATTCCATCACAAAGACTTTTGGTGCGATTGAGATGTTTATCATCCAACCGCGACAAGCAGATATCCAACCCTATAAGTACAAGACTCGGTGCAACGGAAGAAGggcctccaattcaacacacaattgCCCtgtgcaaattctctcaacaaacttgagattttttattttctttttcactgacacatcttcagttggcataaacagcactgtagaggcaaccggtgatatcttcagttggcataaacagcactgtcgtcgtagaatcagccgatctcgcaacatcttcagttggcataaacagcactgtgtcgaggccgactggttacctatccaagtctcggtcgagaatgatttctgaatccttgttggtcgaggtcatctcatcagccttctcggcgaagtgaggtgttacgagttATTACATTCAGCACATTggaagccgaatttgatattgaacttcgctaaattagcagccttgtcttcatgcTCTAGAACCCGAAAGCCGAGACAAGTTCCTTCCTTGGCcgtaatcgcaagacgcagaagtcagccgcgcacccaacacaacatcaacatattttactcatcggctaacgagttggcacgcctcgcacacaaccgaatgatgtagttagctcatagattacttggcctgcgcaccacgtaggtttagtagtttttagggtcaacattttggcatacCCAGTGGGACACAATGCTAATACTACAAAattcatatgatatatcaagattccAATCTGGTTCAACGTAGCCGATTGCACGAGCTTCTAGAGGAATTGAAAAAACACAATGAGGAATGTAAAAGATCTTTGGAAGTGGAAAAAGTTCTTCGTGGCCATAGAGAGACGCAAAAGTCATTTGTTTACATGTTGAGAATAAAAGCTCCTGTTACCCTGCAAGAGCAATGGGTAAATGAAGACAGGGCTCGATTTAATGCCTGACTAGATGATGACCGTTTTCCTTACGTTTCTGATTAcagatcaattccatttgaaaaatggttaagTCCAAAGGCCGGGGGGTAATTTTTCGCTCCGGCCACAAACATCATTCGGCCTAAGAAGATTGTCACGATTGCCGAAGAAAAACCTAGGCTACCTATTTTGTCGGTTGAGACTaaaagtgtggtaggcctagaagaaaaagttcaaGTTTCTAAGCCAAAAATTGAATCAGAAAATAATTCATCAAATGAAGGTTCCAATGATGAACGAGGCCGATACACGGCTTCAAACCATAAAATCACAACAATTGATAGGGTAATTGAAGACATAGGCCTAGCCGGAAAAATCAcgccaattgatatgattattggtgatAAAGCCGATATGGAAAAATCCCATTTGACTAAGTTGTTCGAGTTAAGAGCCGAAATTGGCAAAATTATTATGCctggggggcataataattgttcacCACATTTGGTGGCCAAtaaaaatattccttcaagccGAACATATTTGGAGATGATCTTTTCTTCGGCTTTGGAAAATCTCAAAGTgaaaattttaatgtaaaaagatCTTGGCTCGGAATAAAACATTGTTGGCCCCCTCCAGTTTATAGTTCGgccacttttgttttcttttgttaaataaataacttattttcttaaccattcggctGCTCGGGCTGATACTTAAGAAAATAGGGGGCAAACAAGCAGAAATCTGATTGCATtacattttgaaaaaaaaaatttatatatatatatatatatatatatatatatatatatctaatgaataaattattttcttaaacatACGGCTATGCAAGCCGATGTAAAGAAAATGGGGGGCAAATATTACAGGCTTGCTCTCAATAAGCTCCTCGGTGAAATTTAAGTGGTGAGTGCTTGATACTTTTCTCGACTTCGGCTTAATGGTTTGTCTCGGCCCCACAGTATGCAAGCATGACACTTGGTGCAATACTAAAAGATGCTTGGTGCAGCTACTATGGGATAAAGGTGAAATGGCCATAGGCTGATGTGATGTGGTGATTATATCTAGACAAGAGAAAAAGTAGGCTTTAACGTATGGACATGTTATGGCGTGAGGAATTATGATTTGCTTCCAAATTATGTCAGAATACCACCGGGATGACAAGTTTTTGTAGGCTGAGCTCGACTAACTAGTCGAGATACACTTTCCAAGTTATGCAACAAAATCTTTGGGCATAACTTTTGAAACAGGGGGAACATGTGATATAATCGgcagtttaaattttttttttagtcttgCCGTGAGAAGTGTTTTTAGCGTGTTGGGCTACCATTCTTAATATTAATGCCAAGGCTAGTGGTTCTCCATGTTGCTATGTGCAACATAATCACCTAGTCTATGGCTGTTTTTCTTCCTCGACAAACGGTTCACTCGATGAGATTGTACTCGTCTTTCCTTTCCAGCTACCGGTACTGAAGGCTTCCTTGAGAGTCATGCTTGAGATTCATGGAGATTATTTTATGGAAGGAAAAGGCAAACAATGGGAGTTCAAATTTTTCCATTCGACCATTAAGATTTGACCATTTGAAGTAATAAGAATTGCAGTACTGGTGCTCGGCCATGAGAAGTTTAGTTTTTCCATTCGGCCAATACATACATTTAGGACATTTAGTTACTTGATTGAGACAAAATGAGGAAAGGTGTTAGTCAGCCCACTCATAGATGAAAACCAGGTTGGGACCCCACAGTGAGGTTGGAGATATAGAAAATGACCCATTTTTTTGTAGCCATTCGACATATGCATGCTGTATCCTTTCTTGGTAGCAGAACGTGCTCAGTTGagatttaatatataattagcAGTAGCACATAAGGATGCCATTACCAATTTTAAAAACACCAAGAAGTGGATGGCTGAATGACACGTGGACCAGCTAGCCGAGGAACATCCCATGCAGCACCGAGTCATGCGTTGACAGGACCCTTCTAGTATGCATGGCATATCTACATTAGAAGgttattgttgaccctaaaaactatcaagcttacgtggcgcgcaggccgagtaatttatgagctaactacgtcattcggttgaatgcggggcatgccaactcgtcggccgagctcggccgaggagtaaaatatacTGATGTTgagttgggtgcgcggctgacttctgcgtctcgcgattacgaccgaggaaggaacacgtctcggcctcttggattctcgaacctgaagacaaggctactattcttacgaagtttaCAAATTGTCGCCGTCAGATTCGGTCACAATGATGGTATttgtcagagtaaactcacgccgaatcgacaccaaagtgtaagggcacaaatactcaaagcggatatatgtcttaataataaacgtggttcggccgtcggaatgccaaactctaaatcccacttaagAGTATCTAATCATAaactaactcggcgtgcaatgtgccgagctcaataaactgtaacacctcacttcaccgagaaggctaatgagatgaccttgaccaataaggatttagcAATCCTTttcgaccaagacttggatagataaccaatcaCCCTCGACGCAGTGATATCTATACTgactgaagatgctgcgagaccgactgGTTCTACGGTAACAGtgttatctatgccgactgaagatatcaccggttgccttcacagtgttgtttatccaaactgaaggtgtgtcggcaaaaaaaaaaaaaaaaagtctcaaggttgttgagagaatttgtgcAGGGCAATTGTGTGTTGAAATGAATGGGGGCTTTGAATGTTGCTTGCGACTCTGTATTTATAATAACGAATACGCACTGGTTGATAAGATGAGAAAGACTCACAAACTATTAAAACTCATTTTATCTCATTGAATCCAAGATAACCTGCATGCTTGGATAACGTCCATCTAATCAACCAccaattatatacatacatatatatatatatatatgttgatgcacaaaatcagtgatgactttggtacaacagaaagtgttaagtttgtgaccttcgctagattgctccggtttctagtgtggataagtaagtaaatggatagggacagggaagcaaacacaagatgtacgtggttcacccagattggctacgtccacggagtagaggagttctcattaattgtgaaaggtttacacaagtacataggttcaagctctcctttagtgagtattggtgaatgatttagtacaaatgatattaggaaatattgtgagagaatgatctctatttatagaagagagtttctagtttcattctgacattgacacgtgttgtgttgtgattggcttctgatgttaacacgtgtcgcgctatgattggcttctaatgtcgacacgtgtcacgctgtgattggcctcctagttggaaagaaactctcctgggtccttaacggtataacgtggtgctcaatagttttgggattggttaagtatggtacaaacaatatatatgtgtatatatatatatatatataaaacaaagtTTGCACCTTTCCAATGAGTTCGCATACATAATGTcgccaattatatatatatatatatatatatatatatatatatatatgtggctGGTAGCCTTTGACACGGCATGCAGGCCATGTCTATTCACTTCATCTGACAACATCCATAAACCTAGCCCTCTTAGGTCTCCTATCTCATCCTCACCTCATCAACAATAGCCATCATCATTCTGATCAAATGAATTTTAAATCCATTTTACTTCCAAGTGTTGTCAGACATCCCAAATCAATTCGAATTGTACTGCTTATTCGGTACATGAATCACATTCTATTTATCTGGTTTAAGAAGATACCaagataattcatattaaaagataattataatattatcctttaataacCAAATTATCTCTACTTTCTCATCTGACAGTTGAGAACCATGCCCACTCAACTGCCTCGATCGcttgggccgatggtgtaaaatcgggtccaaacagtTATCCAGGTTATCATTTCAAGTAGGAAAAAGATGTGATGGAGATGCATGGCCGACAATTCATATAGGCAATCAGgttacctatatatatattttttatttatttagataTAAGTACCAGGAGAAGCAGTGGGCAAGAGTCCTTGAGACTTCGATCTCATTTGGTTTTTATCGGCCTTCGACTTCAGTTGGTTCCCTCGGCCCAAATTTCCTCGACGCCATTTGGTTTTCCTCGGTCCAAATTCGAGATGGTCGAAGAGGTTATTTATTAAAGTGGCCGAGCCTTGTATGGAATTGTGGCAGCCGAGGAAGATCATAGCATTGGCAATACAGAGATATTGTTGCTGAGTAAAAAGTTTCATTTTCGACAATAGGGGAGGTTCTTCGACTGACTAATTTCCTTCACCATTCGGCTTACGGGCCGAAGCTCAAGGGAACTGGGGGGTAATGTTTGGACCTAAATTAACACCATCGGCCCGTGTAATCAAGGTCGTTGAGTAAGCATAGTTCTCAACCGTCAGATGGAAAAGGgaagatatttttgttaaaggataatattatggtttttatcataattatcttttaatacgAATTATATGCATCTTCTTAAACCAGATAAATAGGGTTCGAATTATATCTCAACGGAGAGACAGGTGGAACAGTCCGATTTAATTTGGATTTGTTAACAATGTACCGTGTGGGTTAGAGCAActcagctatatatatatatatttgattgaTGGCTGATGTAACATGCATATGGCAAGAAAATGAGGCCTAGCCTAGCTAGGCTTCTAATATGATAGAAGGTCAGGTTATCAAGATGACAGCAAGGTGAGATTTTTACGTGAAGAGCCGTGTAGAACCATCCTAAAAGATTCAGTGATTGGATAGGGATAAGTCAAATGTGGGATAAAGTGGGATTGGCATGCAGAAGTCCCTATTTTTCATCAGACTCGCATGTGGTCATGGTTTTATTTCTCAGGATATTCTGTCACAAAGACTTTGGGTGCGATTGAGATGTTTATCATCCAACCGTGGCAAGCAGATATGTACACGACTCGATGCAACGGAAGAATGACctcaaattcaacacacaactaccctgcgcaaattctctcaacaaccttgagattttttcttttctttttccccgacacatcttcagttggcataaacagcactgtggaggcaaccggtgatatcttcagttggcataaacagcactgtcATCGTAGAATTAGCCGATCTTGCAacatcttcagttggcataaacagcactgcgtcgaggccgactagttacctatccaagtctcgatcgagaaggatttccgaatccttgttggtcgaggtcatctcatcagccttctcggcgaagcgAGGTATTACGAGTTACTACATTCGGAACATTggaagccgaatttgatattgaacttcgttaagttagcagccttgtcttcaggctctagaacctgaaggctGAAAcaagttccttcctcggccgcaatcgcaagacgcagaagtcagccgcgcacccaacgcaacatcaacatattttactcctcggccaagctcggccaacgagttggcatgccctgcacacaaccgaaggacgtagttagctcatagattattcagcctgcacgccacgtaggcttggtagtttttaggatcaacacTAAGTTAATTAAACTTGAAGCTAATTACTTGCTTATTTTATCCACTTGTTTATTAACTTTAACAGAAGAATTGATGGTACGCTTGTAGGGCCTTGTATACATTTCTCTGGTAATAATAGTACGGAGATTTTTCGAAACTTTTTTAATAGGACATCATCATAAAGTCCTGCATCATTAAGCATGGACCATCTAGCAGTTAGTATTAAGCCAACCAAATATTGTTGACAGAAACCAAAAAAGTAGACAGAAGTGGAGGTTTGCTAGTAATAATTAGACGCAAGATGATGGCTAATGGAAGCAGAAATGCACGAGGATAAAGTTAACAGTGTATCCTCTGTCCATCCTCTGCCTGCATCTTTTGTAGGCCAAAAAGACTCGTAAAGCCATTTCAACTTTTTTACTACCATCGTGTGATTCAATGTATGGTTGTATGACGATCATATTTAGAAAATTCATTCAATTTATGGTTGTATGACGATCATATTTGGAAAATTCATTCAATTTGGAGACTGTTTAGTATATGAGTTGAACACAGgcgtttataaaaacaagtagcATTCTTATGATTAACTATCAATTTGATTGATTACATGGATGACTAAGTAGTTTCGAaatcaaatgaatttttttagaaataatttttaaatgatgatcatgaagaaaatgaacgattcatattataatatttatacaCTGAAATAATGTGCCCGTCATCATTGAAAGAATAGTAACTTATTATATGTAAAGAGTTAAGCAGTATTCGTGATTTAAGTATCATCCTTTAAAGAACAAGCCAAGATTAAGGCTATTGGGTCCGGCAACGAAGGCATGTACTTCGGCCCTAATTTTCCGCATATAAGATATTCTTAGCCCAACCCTAGGTTTTTCTCTGGGCCTAATACAAATTGGGTCAAATTAGCCCAACCCAATGGACCCATTTGGAAATCCATTAAGATTTAAGACGGGAAAACACTGGACTGAAACTAAAGGcaggaattaattaatttaaaagggCGGGTGTAGCGGGAACCCTTCCACCGCCGCAGCAAACAGGCAACCGCCGCCGCCGCAAGCAAACCTCACAGCAACAATGGAATTATTTGAGAGCTCTACTCTCGGTCTCTGGAAAGAATCACTCTCTTCTTACTCGTCTCGCATCGAATTGCTCAACAAACCCGATCTGGTTTCTCTCGACGAATTCTACCGCCACCAACTCCCTCCTCTCCTCCGCCAGCGAAACCCTAACCCCTTCATCACCACCTCCGAGCTCTCCGACCTCATGCGCTGGAAGCTCAGCCGTGGAAAATGGCGGTacctcctctctctccctctcttgatTTCTTCTATACATATAGTGATGATGTACTAACTTGGATGTAAAATTCTGGAATTTGAGGCCGCGGCTGCTGGATTTCGTTTCATCCTTGGATGATTCCGTGGTGAAATCGGCATCCGAAAAGGCGTTTCGGTCTCTTCCGGATATCTCGAAGGCCATCTCTGAGCTCACGGTGCTCAAAGGCGTGGGTCCCGCCACCGCCTCCGCCGTTCTTGCAGCTTATGCGCCCGACGTGGCGCCTTTCATGTCCGACGAGGTGATTTAATATTTAGGGTTTGGGTTGTTGATTTTTGTGGTAATTGCTTCTGATTAGAGTAAATATCCTCTGCTTAACATTgaaacttattcatttgattatgTGTTAATTGCTTCTGATTAATGTAATCCTGCTGCTTAATTATGGAATTGAATTTgggtttggaatggtggaaGGCTATGGTTGCAGCTCTTGGAAACTCCAAAGACTATACACTTAAGCAGTACCTGTTATTTGCAAATAAATTGCAGGAGAAGGCAAAGGTCAGTCAGTTTCTTGCGGGTTTGTGTTACATCGAAAATTACTGGATGATTCCTTAGTATATAAGTTAACACATGCACATTACACAAATCTGATGCCACTGAATGTAATGTGGTGCTGGTGTGGGACGATAATTCTAAGTTCCGGCGGTTGTGATGAGATGAGTATGAGAGGGCGCATATACAACCTTCTCGATTGAAGACATTCTCAGGGCTATTTTTTTGTCCTCGTGACAGTTCAAAACTGCCGGCCATCTCTCCTCCCAATTGAAAAAGGATAATACTATGATACATATAGAATTCTGTGGAAAGCTGTAATCTTAACTCAAGGCATTCTTTATGATGGTTTGAGTGTAGCATTTTCTTTTTCGGTGTTCAATTCTCGTAAATTCTGTTCATATGATTTAGCATGCTGTTAAGCAAAACCAACTTGTGATCATGTAAAGTAATTTCCAAAGTGTTTACATGCAAGTGCCCTTCCTTGTATTTCAAGTAATGGTACACGTGATCGAGTTTGTAGAGCTTTACATTTATATAGATTTTGCTTCACTTTTAAGTTTCTGCTTGAAATGTCTGCAGGAATTGAGCGCAGAAGGCGAGACCTTCACGCCATCAGATGTAGAGAGAGCTCTGTGGAGTTGCACTGTTGGGGCCAAGTTATCTTCACAGAAAGTACAAGACCCCAAAAGTGATACAAGTAAAAGCTCCAAGCGGAAGAGAAAGCGTTGATATGGTGCCATGCCATTTAACTGGCAATGCCTGTAAGTTTTAACTAACTTTATAACCTAGATTGAAATGCCACCGCTGCTGAAGGCATGACACTTGTGTACTGTATAATATGTTGTGAGTTCTTAGACCTAAACCTTGTCGCTTCCACTTTGCATCCTACAAACGATGAACCTTCGACCCAAAGGTAACACAGATCCTGGTGATAATTAGTGTCAAGTTTTTCTAAGCACTCCTCTTTTAGGCTCCTACAATCACGAGAAAAATTGTAAAATATCGAATCTGGAGTGCAGATGGTCAATTATGAAGTGCGAAAATCGCTACCCTTGATTATTGATCAAGTCTCCTCATCTTCCATGCCTTCAGCTGCTGGAGTCAAATTAGATGCTTCATTCAACTTCTATGTTTGGTCAAAAGACTTCAATGCGTAAATTGGGCTGCAACTTCCGCAACCTAGAAGATCAAGTCTCCTCATCGTGTCGCTATCTCTCGTCATAGACGTATGCATCTGGCGGCACCTAAAATTCTGCCATGTAAGCAATCCGATTTGAAAACGTCtatgacaaaattttgaaatgccCAAATGGGAAGGAAATCCGAGTAAAGCTTTATAAAATCCGATttcaatggaaaaaaaaaagtctcttCAACTTAATTACTTGCGATGGTCCTAGTTGGGCGCCTCATCCCATCCTTGTGCGTTTTGCGGCAACGTAAGGACTTTCCAAAGCTCACCTTTTGTCTCTTTCTCCTCCCAAAACAACCTCGCAACTTGAAATAAACTTCCAACCAAACGGCAGCGTCACGCGTTCAAAAGCCTGCTTTCGGAAAGATATTCACGCGCGTCAACGCGTTACTGGTAAATACAGGTCGGCTCCATTGCAGACAACCCCCTCACATAAATCCGTTCACCAAATTTCCTCAACGGCTAAAACACCAATCAACCACCTCCCCGGAATGACGATTCTCTCCTCGGACCGGAAGCAGCGGCGCAACCCCAAGGCCCCGCTGCTGCCACAGAAGCACGACGAAGACTATGGCTCCGTCGAGGCCGGCTTCGAGGGGGCGTCTTTTTCAGGCGCCGTG
This window contains:
- the LOC103455857 gene encoding uncharacterized protein; the protein is MELFESSTLGLWKESLSSYSSRIELLNKPDLVSLDEFYRHQLPPLLRQRNPNPFITTSELSDLMRWKLSRGKWRPRLLDFVSSLDDSVVKSASEKAFRSLPDISKAISELTVLKGVGPATASAVLAAYAPDVAPFMSDEAMVAALGNSKDYTLKQYLLFANKLQEKAKELSAEGETFTPSDVERALWSCTVGAKLSSQKVQDPKSDTSKSSKRKRKR